A window of Castanea sativa cultivar Marrone di Chiusa Pesio chromosome 8, ASM4071231v1 genomic DNA:
TTATAATTCCACTAAGCACGATCAAAGGAAAATTATGTAGGGTCCATTCCCTACGTACATTTGTGCGTTTACATTGACGACCGAGCCAATTGCTTTCCTTTTGCATTGGTAGAGCTGTTGATGCGTAGATGGTAGAGGATTCTTTTGCTTCTCAATAAATCACCGGCTGCACACACAAAACGAGAAAGCaaatccatattctaaaaacCAATATGCTCTTTGCCCCAGTTGAACTTATATATGTGAGTGCTTTAAATGGTCCACTCCGTTAGGTAAGttgtgcttttcttttttttgataaacagcATGTGCTGAACTTCAGTTGTGCTTTCCTTGATTAGGTGGCAAGCAACTTGTTTAATATGCAAGTGGCTATTgttaattaaaagagaaaaatacaccAACAAGTAGTGGACTCCACTACgtaccttttttttatacaatctAGCTTTGTGTTTCCCATGCGACGTCATATGGGAACAAGTAAATTAATCAACAAGAAGCTTAATTAATTTGTTACCTAACCATGAAAAGCACAGCCCACCAAACCAGTAAACTATATATATCCTTTTGGCATTATATTATATACCATGTAATTGCTCTTTTCCCAAGCAAGTAGCAACGTCGCAGGAGTAGAAGAAGCTTGCAAATAAAAAGATTAATGCCACCTAATCAAGATAAAGCACAATGTACCAAATATCTTTCGTGCGTGTTCTCTTAAATGTGGATAGACAGGTTTGCTCTTAAGTCTTATCCCTTTATACAGAAGGTTTGGGCCTATACGGGTCCATTTTACACTATTGGGTTATAAAAATGGAAGGGTCTTAGGCTCTATTTGTTTCAGCTTGCCCAAGTTCTTATGTATCAAATTTGCTCAGATCATTCTGCAGCAGATCCATTTTGGGCTTTTCCCCTTTTTCATGGTATTATGAGCTATGTCAGGCCCATAATTACTCTGGAAGAAGTCCCTTCTAGAAGTTACCTTTCAGTATACTATGTTGTCAACCTTCAACccttatttcacttttttaaaaaaaatactaattctCTATGTGGCTTATTCTCTATGAGAAAACAAATCCATATCATATATTAATTACTGCTAGTTGCCATTAATAAAACCAATATGCTCCTGCCTCAGTTTAAATAACTCATTTAATGAACTTTTGATTATAAACTTGTTACTTGTAGCCCCACTTACAAGCCTCATTCATCATGTTTCTGAACCAATTAAGTACAACAAGCTACATGTAaagttcaaataaataaaaaaattaaggaacaTTTTTACATAGAACATTGAGGATTAATATATTCTATTGGCTACTCTTTAATAATTCCTGCTATCatatcattctttttatttatcatttcaaGGTAAAGTCACGAGGGTAACATGATCGTAACATTGTATATAGTCATTGGTCTTTATGTAAGgaacatttatataaaaaattgagaataaaCATATTCTATTGGCTACTTTTTGATAATTCTCTAtatcatatttaaaataaaataaaaactattttggccAATTCAAAGTCATGAGGGTAACAAGTCACAACATTATATGTAGTCAATGGTTTTATATAATGAACGTTTACATGAGGAGAGGGAACAATGGTATTTTGTAAGATATATTATATATCAACTCTATACTCTACtccaatagtattgtatttgcTACTCTGCCTTAGACCCACACTCATCCCCTCCTCttccaaatttatataaaataaaaaataaaaatcaactcTACCACAAACATAGCTTGCTAATTCACATAATCACAActtaaattaaaagtttataatCGTACTTTAACATGATTTTACCAtgacattttaaatttaataaggatGTGGTGCAAGAACTGTTGGATATTTTGAATGCCTAAGTACATAATAAATTAAGCTTAATGCTTTGTCTATACAAAGAAAAGCACAGCCATGCATGCACACAGAGAGAGGCTCAAGGCTAATTTGTTGGATGCTATTAAGAGATTAAAGTTTACCATTGCTCTTAAAATATGTACATTTTTATAGAATATTTCTGCTTTAGTTTTAGTGTTTATAAAAGAACCAATACATGACAGCTTACCTTTTTGAAAGCTTGATGTGTTGCCTATACAGACGGGCCGTGACCTTAAGTTAAAATTCTTCTTATGGAAGTTAAAcattgcaaagaaaaattatcaaattactAAGACTGAAACATTATTTAGAAAACAGTATAATTGATCATAAGTTGGCCAACAAGTAACTAGCAAactatttgaattaattaaccacCATGAGAGGCAATTACACTACTATGTTTCCTGACTTTCGTCTATATATGTTTCTAAGAAGTACAccggccttttttttttttttttttgtgtctatttgatatttagaagtTTCTGAATGGATTTTTTTACTGCTTAGAGCATTAACattagtggtgctaaaaattcatattgctatttttagcactacTAATACTAAAAACCATGTTGTAATGGTGGAgggaaagctaaaaaatttggTTGTTGAGCTTTGGTTGTGCACTGTAGCTaagatagtaaaaaaaaaaaaaaatttattaaaagctatattattttattgtgttagtGGTGGTGGTTATTATTTAttgtagtaaatatattattttattgtgttgtttatattattatattatatttaatactaaaataaaatcactgatattgagtgttttgtaaagtaaggcggtaaaatagataaagtagctttttgtgGAGCCAAATTGCTAgaattttggcatcatcaatgTGGATGCTTATATGTATATTAATTCATGgtataatgaagaaaaaatgcCGTTCATTCTACAAGTAGAAAAAACCTAGAGTTTGCATTTAGCATGAACAAGATCTAACTCTTTCACCGTTCCCATTTTCATTGTAAATATACCCAACAACAAACACAGTTGATGTTACTAATCCTTCATATGATATTTgatatttcacaacaaaatttatttggtTGCAAGTTGCAACAGATATGCATTGGATGAGAAAACAAGATCTAAATATGAAAGATCTTCATTTGAAACAGTAATTTACATTTCCAATTAAAACTTTGAAACCTTTTTGATGGACTACTTATCCAAATATCAAGAATCCCAGTCCCACTGATAACAAAACCTggaaattacaaaaattaccTTAAACTCTACACAGTGAAGTACCTTGTAATTGTGGACTAATTTAGTCAACATCACAACCACAGGGCAACGATACTGCATTACCATCTCCCAGAAATCCTCGTAAGTTTGTAGCAATGGACCTTGTGTGGCAATAAACTGAGAAATGTTTTCGGAGGAAGAAGTCTACAATTCAGAGACATATTGAAGGGTCAAACCAAGAACATCCAAACTCCATATAAACTCCTAACAGGCATTACCAActaaacattattttattaatttctacCATGATGAGGCTCACATTGATGTAGCCCCTTGCTGCCGGTCTGTAATCTGTAATCCTTACATGAGTTAAGAACAACCCTATTCTTGTCGACTGAAATCAACAAAAATACAGTAATCTGGTCACTCTTATATTTGCCCTTCAAACCTAGTATGTGAATATAAAGATATGAGAACATTATTTGAAAACGACATATACATGGTATGACATCTGAATAGCAATTTTTGCTCAAATTGACACTGTCAAGAGCCACGGTACAGCTTCTCCTCATCTCAGATGGTGTTATCCTATTGGCCTGGAATCACATATAACAAAACTTAGTACTGTAACAGAAAGAAACattattaaaagttaaaacaaataaatatttggaCAATTACCCCCATCTTTCTGTCTCTCAGAACAGACACCCAATATCAAACCTAGTTGTGTTACTAAAGCCTTCACAGCCATCAATAAGAAGTCTGGTTTAATATTCTCTACTTTGTGCCTGTACACTGCAAATGCAGAAGACAATTATACACAAATATGTTCTTTCCTagattacattttaaaaaataaataaaggaccCTCTTCCCAACTTCTAGACTTTCTTAAACCAATTCTATCACAAGAACGCAGTAAAACAAAGTTAAGATTGCCAGCTGAATATTAAGTCAGCAGCCAAATTTCAGTATGATTTGTGCAATGACGTACCGACTTAATAACATATGTTAATTGAACTTGACTCAAACTAAACAATCTGTATTTCAGCTAACTTGCAGATTTGCCCAAGGTTCCTAATTCTTAGCCTCAATGTTCATTAGCAATGAAAATATCATGTAAGATCTATATATCCTCAAGAAATGCAGTTTTATTATGTGAAAATCACCACAAGGGGTTTTACTGAGTGTTActctctctctgagtttatGTCTTCCCTTAGCTTAGTTTCCTGACTCTCCCCTTGTTGTTGTGTGTTCCATTttctcttgttgttcatcatcatgaacattttgtacttcacttttattttttcccctctttaaTATAAGTTTTctgattacctataaaaaaaaaacatactcCTACAACAAAGTTGACTTTTTTCAAAGGTCAAAATCCTTGAAAAAGGTAATAAAAAACcttgagaaaaattattttaagagtctAATTGACCCTTGATAATCTTCGAAACTTATACCGTCGAAAAGATAATTTTGAAGCCCTTCGTGACCCTCAAAACAAGTGCTTTATCTTATTTTGAGAGTCAAGAAacccttaaataaccttatttaCCAAGGGTTAAAAGATTTACATATAAAACCCTTgataaataaggttatttaaggAACTCTTGGtaaataaggttatttaagggCCTCTtaaccctcaaaataagatttaaaaagaaaaaagaaaaaaaaagagtacaatcATGCACAAAAACCACATACTACAGCCAAATACATCAAAAGTCCAATGTACTataaccaaatacaaatatagaaGATAAATCCATTCATACTACAGCCAAATACATTGAAAGTCCAATGTTTAATGAGTTTGTGAATCATATCCTTCAAATTGTATAACAAACACCGACCCATTCCAGTTGTAGACCATGGATGATTTCACCTGCAAAAAAACCAAAGGTGAATGATTAAGCCCAAAAACATCAAAGAcgaattaaaatgaaatatgtTGTAGACATGAACTCATTAAAATAACATTGAGAACTATATTTACACCACCTACCAATATATTTATGCCATAGGAATGAAAGAAAGTagacaaacccaaaaaaaaagaccccaaaaaaggggagaaaaggaaagaagaaactGTTAATATGATGGAGATGCAGCAGAAAAGAATTTGATTGTAATATAATGGAGAGGTAGGTTGTGGGTTCAGGACCTAATAAATAAGTGTATAAATTGCAATTCAATTTTTACTCCTTGTGAATGATTgcaattcaaataaaaaactgaaattcaATCCACTTTGAGtcttatgaaaaaataaacgaacaaaacacaaacaaccATCAGGGCCATAGAGGAAACCAATAGAAGTCTAGGAGCAAGGAGTGCCGATGGGTTTTTTTGTTGCTCAATAAGATAGATGCAGAAGAAGATAGAAGAACACAATAGTTCACAGGACATTAATAGCAAGCATGACTGCTCCTACAATTTCAAGAATTTGAGAATGTAcatttataatgaaaaaatgttatattaagAATGACTAAATAATGCAGTTAATcttagcttatttttttttggatgaattaaTAAAGGATATTATTAATAGAGAACAAACAAGACAAAGCTAGGCAAACTACAGAAACTGGGGACAGTGAAGTGTGAACGTTAGGTTAAAGAATACAACAAAATTCCTGCAAACTAAACCCCAAAAAAGAACTCTGCTTCATTGATGCGACCAACCTTTCCAAATCCCTTTCTTCCCACCTAATCATATGCACCAGGTAAAAGACTAAACAGTGAAGTGCTTGCTGGTCCCAGCTGTAGGGTTTATTAGGTTATGGCAAAAAGTTCTGGTCCCCTTTTAGAGACAGCACATgcaccacaacaacaacaaagatgCAATTACATTGTAAACAACTTAGAAGTTGTTTACAATCGTTAACATGAAGCAAACCTGCTTATACGTTGTTGCAGCAAGTTGTCAGAATCATCACGATGTAGAAGTCCTCTTGCCTGGCAATAACCTCTGCGTTTAGACAGAAGACTAAGAAGAATATCCAGATATACCTTACTATAGAATAATACCCAACTCTTAATCCAATTAACAAAGCCAAGATATTTGTGATTTCTTCTTCTCGCCTAGTTGTCACCTCCATACTTGACAGAACACTTCAGCCtttgaaacaagaaacaaacgTTGGATATTGATTTAAAACTTGATAACTAGCAAGTACCAAAATGTATAACTTTCAAAAgtaatgattataaaaaaaaaaaaaaaaaaatggacccTTAGGGCACTCTCGTTATTCTTAATAATTTTCAAGCATTAAAaactctaaataaaaataatatgtagtaatattagGCCAATTAGCGAGATTTCTTTTCATGAGGCACCAAATTAGATTAGCTACTAAAGATAACCAGCATACCAAATTAAGCTTGTTTTTCGCTGCATCTaccaattaatgaaattttgaatatacACTTGTAGTCGAAGGAAAATATAAAGTTAATTCAAATTATGAAGGAACTTAAATGGAATGGTATGTAAGCATGTCTCCCACTTAGAGTGCCATGAATGATTGTGAGCAAAGGGAATGCAACACACATTTTCAAAAGCATTGCTTGGAATAGCGCATATTATGTACTGGGATCTGCAACAGAAGCAAAATAAGTCCTATTTTTTGCCCATCAGATTGTAGGAAAAATCTAGAAATAAACAAATAACATGAAGATAAAGTATCAATAAGACAATAACTAACCTAAACATTTAAGACTAGATAACCATCTTCTTCAATTTCGTAAAGTGAtcccaagaaacaaaaaataacaaaggaAATTATAGCCAAGCCTTTAAAGCCGGAATTAGTTGCTACAAAATACTCCTCTTTGAGTTCTTTCTTGTTCAGTGATTCCCAGACTTGATTTGATTAGCCTGGATTTCAGCACCATATTTCAACACCAGATTCTCAGCTCATCTACCCCGTGATTCTAGAGATTTGATTTGTATCAATTAAAAACTGATTATAGGGATTGGTCTGGCCTTTCCTTTGAAGTTGTAGATTCTTACCTAAAAATACATGTACACAATATAATCTTCTTTTAAGCCAATATACAGAAACTTTCTGGTCATTACAAggtttttctcttcatttctctacTAATTTTCAAAGGTGATCTGCTCGCAATTGCCAGGCTTGACAAACAGCACATTTAACACCAAAGCAACAGAATGCATACAAGTATCCATACCTTCATCTTTGAGATATCCGCAGACTCACATCCTGGAGTAGCTAATCTCCAAATTCTCCACCAGCTCCTTCAAGGTAAAAAGGTGACTCAGGAATCAAGCACAAGTCCTCATCACAGTTAGCATACATTCCTATGAATCCTGCATGAAATTAATTCTGCCCCAAGATTTAGGTGAAGCTAATTTAACTTCTCATTATAAATTGGCTGATATGGTTAAGATGAATAATTGGAAGAGAAATGTGTTAGAAAGATTTAAGACCATTAATTGGAAAGAAATAAGACCATTCTTGAGAATACTAATTGACCTAGGTTCTTAGCTACCAGATGGCTGAGTCCCACTTAGCACCCTGGATTGACCAAAGATGATCTTTAAGGATTCTTAACATTTGTTCAGATATAAGTAAACAAGTTTTAAAGAGAACAGTGGAAGAAGTTACAACTGAAAGATTTAAATATTAAAGAACATACATTATAGCACCATTGAGAGCCAACAAGGTTTCTGACTTTTTGTGTCATCCTTGGCAAACCCATCTTTCTCAACCCTTTTGGACTAGATTCAATCTGGTAGCTGCCCGATAGTAGGCTGGCTTGTAATGGGCAAATCACTAACCAAGACAATCCCACTCCCTTACTCCATCAAAACCATCCCCAAAAGCTCAACCTCCTCTCTAGTAAAAGATACAAAGATATCATCCCCATGTGGTGTTAAAGAATTCAAATTAATAGCAGTGTGTTAAGTGTTATAGAATTTGAGTAATAGCAAGGTGTTATAAACAATCTCATAAGTTCATTGCAGTTAGGCACAGAGAAACAGTGATGGGAGCTGGTAAGAGAGGAAATCACtgctaaaattttgaaagtttcTGCTCCTCTCTGTTGTAGTTTTACCTGCATTTCTGTAGcactaaaaatttcttttggggTATAATATGCCAAAGTCAAGTCTCGACACTGATTTAGTTGCTAGGTAAGTCAAATATGCAATGTACCgaataggaaattttttatttttgtttaaggaTCTAACTCTAAGTAAGTCATTAAAGAACAAGGACATGAAATAATGAAAGTCCTCCAATAAACTTCATGATTTCATGGCAAGCAGATTATTGTTTGCAACAATGTCTATGATTAAGTTCAAATATACTTCATGCATCAAAATTATAGAATAGAAGGGAAATTAAGAGGAAATAGATTTCCAATTTCAAATCTTTCATTATTTCACATTCAAGAATACAAATaatgaaattcaattcaattacaataagaaattgaaataagtaaaaaaaaaaaaaaacacaaacccgaAGTGTGTGGCCATGGAGATGGCAGGGAGGGTTTAGTTGTTTTGGTTCTTAGGTGTGAGAACGAAGCTATgaagcaaaagagagagagagaaccaactacatacccaaaaaaaagagttatgtCAGATTAGTCTAATAAATACCCAAAATCAAGACAACTCGCAAGACCCATATTGATATACtattaaaacataaatgaataataagaaaaatcaaattttgtccAAACATAAATGATATAATGTTAATCTACACTTTACCCACAATCCAAAATGATTTAAATCATACATAACCACATGGTAGGATGATTTAAAAAGCTAGCAAATAAAAAGCACCTcatgagaaaagaagaagaatatataGTTACCTATGCTAGATGCAGTATTAGCACCCAGAGGTTATAGACAGTGCATGGACTCCACAAATAGTATGGACAATTGGTTTTCAAAAGAAAGATGTAATAATATCCAAACAACAAAGATCTTTATTAACAATCACAATAAATACATGATCAAGACACTTCAAATCCATAGAAAAAATGCAAACCTTCAATGTAAACATAAGGCTATAAAGAATGAAATTTGGAGGTCATCTTTCAGATCATTATCGCTATAAAATTCTTCACTGTTGCATCCAGCACCATTCTTCATGCATACTATTTCAAACACTGGTTCTGCTACTAACCTAAAGAGCCTTGTAAGAGATCTGAATCATGAGTGAAAATCATACCAACAGATTAGTGGAGAGGAAGATAGAAGAAACTGAATAACGGCATGCCAAACAAAAACCTAATAAAGCATCAGATCGATACTTGAAAGACAAATTTGGGGCAACATTAGAATGTACAAAGGGAACACATACTTCCTTGGCAGTTCAGAATCCTTGCTCATATGTCCAAGTGCTGGCCCTTGGAATTCCCTTGTAAAATGGGAATTGTTTCTTGTGCTGGATAGGGGTTATTCATGGTAACAAGCATCAATTAGAAGTAATACCACCACCAC
This region includes:
- the LOC142607926 gene encoding uncharacterized protein LOC142607926 isoform X4; the protein is MGANRITPSEMRRSCTVALDSVNLSKNCYSDVIPFDKNRVVLNSCKDYRLQTGSKGLHQYFFLRKHFSVYCHTRSIATNLRGFLGDGNAVSLPCGCDVD
- the LOC142607926 gene encoding uncharacterized protein LOC142607926 isoform X2 — protein: MGANRITPSEMRRSCTVALDSVNLSKNCYSDVIPCICRFQIMFSYLYIHILGLKGKYKSDQITVFLLISVDKNRVVLNSCKDYRLQTGSKGLHQYFFLRKHFSVYCHTRSIATNLRGFLGDGNAVSLPCGCDVD
- the LOC142607926 gene encoding uncharacterized protein LOC142607926 isoform X1, whose product is MGANRITPSEMRRSCTVALDSVNLSKNCYSDVIPCICRFQIMFSYLYIHILGLKGKYKSDQITVFLLISVDKNRVVLNSCKDYRLQTGSKGLHQCEPHHDFFLRKHFSVYCHTRSIATNLRGFLGDGNAVSLPCGCDVD
- the LOC142607926 gene encoding uncharacterized protein LOC142607926 isoform X3, translating into MGANRITPSEMRRSCTVALDSVNLSKNCYSDVIPFDKNRVVLNSCKDYRLQTGSKGLHQCEPHHDFFLRKHFSVYCHTRSIATNLRGFLGDGNAVSLPCGCDVD